AGCAGAGAAAAGGCGAACATCCGCTGCTTGATGAACATATCGACTGGGCCATTGCTCAGCAACTGGCCCGCCGCAGTGCAGAAGCAGTAACGGTTCTAAGCAGCAGTAAACAGCGTCTGGTGAGAGTTATTGAGAAAGGGTTGCCAAGGGATGCATAACCGCAAAGCCAGTGTGAATAAAAATAAAAAAGCCTTGCCATTCAATGGTCAAAAAAACATCAAGAAGAAAATTCAACACTTTGAAATAAATTTTATATAACTAAAATCAATTAGTTATAGGAAAGTGATGAATAATTATTTCAGAATAAAAAAAGACGTGAGTAAACCTGCCCTGTGGATAACTCTGTTCACAAAACTATTTCAGTCCGGAAAACAGACGCCAAACCCAGTGTAGCTGGTTGTGGATAATCTGGAGAAAAAATTTGGAGCGGGAAACGAGACTCGAACTCGCGACCCCGACCTTGGCAAGGTCGTGCTCTACCAACTGAGCTATTCCCGCATTGGGTCGAAATAACCGGCCAGTCGTTCTGACCTGAAACTTCTCAACTTGATATTACAGGCCTGAAGGCCGGCAAAATTTGGAGCGGGAAACGAGACTCGAACTCGCGACCCCGACCTTGGCAAGGTCGTGCTCTACCAACTGAGCTATTCCCGCATATCTTCTTTTGTCTTTCAGGTTTTGGTTCACCTGAGAGTCCATTGAAGCTGGATGGTGATGCCTCACGGCATTTACAAATTGTTTGGAGCGGGAAACGAGACTCGAACTCGCGACCCCGACCTTGGCAAGGTCGTGCTCTACCAACTGAGCTATTCCCGCACCGGGTAACTGAAGCATTTCTGCATCGTTACGGGAGGCGCATTATACGAGATTTAATGACCGTCGCAATACCCGTGCGCCAAAATTTTTGTAGTTTTCGTCTGAGTGCCGATTAAATCGACAAGACGGCTAAATTTACATCAACCCGTATCCGAGAGCCAGAATTATGTCATTAAGATGACGTAAATTTAATCACTAATTTTAATGATACTTGATTCGCGACCTGATACCAGGTGCGGGTAAGCACCAGATATGCCAGCCAGTGAACATCAATAGCAACCCGCTAAAAGAGATAGAGTTTTTGCCCTAAATCATTCACGCCAGATCTTTACCCTATCCATTCATGTCAGACCTTTGCCCTGTCCATCCATGTCAGACCTTTGCCCTGTCCATTCATGTCCGACCTTTGCCCTAAATTATTCAGGTCAGAGCAAGGCGGCAACGCAGCAAGTCCCCGGAAGCTTACATCAGTAAGTGACCGGTGCGAGCGAGGCAGCTAACGTAGCTATGGCATGAAGAATGACGGGCAACGCAGCAAGTCCCCGGAAGCTTACACCAGTAAGTGACCGGGGCGAGCCAGGCAGCCAACGCACCTGCGGCGCGAAGGATGTCCACCCTATCCTCTAAATCATTCGTGTTGCAGGAAGGCGGCAACGCAGCAAGTCCCCGGGAGCTTACATCAGTAAGTGACCGGGGCGAGCGAGGCGGCCAACGCACCTGCGGCGCGAAGGATGACGAGGATATTTATAACTGAATAAAATGCTCGCGATAATACGCCAACTCCGCCACCGATTCGCGGATGTCGTCCATTGCCTGGTGGGTGCCTTGCTTTTTGAAACCATCGAGGATCTCTGGTTTCCAGCGGCGGGCCAGCTCTTTTAGAGTGCTGACGTCGAGGTAGCGGTAGTGGAAGTAACTTTCCAGCTCTGGCATGTATTTGAACAGAAAACGCCGGTCCTGACCTATGCTGTTGCCGCAGATAGGTGATTTGCCTTCTGGCACCCACTGGCGCAAAAACTCCAGAGTTTCCAGCTCGGCTGCACGATCATTCTTCGCGCTGGCTTTGACTCGCTCCACCAGCCCACTACCGGTATGTGTGCGTACGTTCCACTCATCCATTAGCGCCAGCTGCTCATCAGACTGATGGACGGCGATGGTTGGCCCTTCGGCCAGGATGTTCAGATTTTGGTCGGTTACCAGGGTCGCTATCTCAATAATGCGATCGCGCTCCGGGTCGAGTCCGGTCATTTCCAGATCGATCCAAATCAGGTTGTTTTCATTTCCGCTCATCATCTTTTCCCGCCTTTTAGCCCAAACATCGCATCAGAACGGGCATATTTCGTATAGACTGGTAGCAATTTCATCACACCCAGCCTGTTATGCCCTGCCCCGACGCTCATCAATACCTCTTTGCGGCGGTGCCACGGCAATTGCGGGACACCACTCGGTGTGTATCATAGAGGTTTTGCCCGAGATGGGCGACCAGGAGCCAGGACGATTGAGCAAAAATAAACTCTCCAAGGGTCAGCAGCGGCGCGTTCACGCCAACCACCAGCGCCGCCTGAAAAAGGGTGTCGATGAAAAGGTTGATTACGATGCCAGCCAGTTCGGTGAACCGCGGGAAGGCGTGGTCATCAGCCGCTTCGGTATGCACGCTGACGTGGAGGCAAGCGATGGCTCCGTTCATCGCTGCAATATCCGCCGTACTATTCGCTCGCTGGTTACCGGCGATGACGTAGTCTGGCGCCCGGCTAAAGAAGGCGGTGAAGGTATTTCAATTAAAGGCATCGTGGAGGCTGTCCATGAACGCCGCACGGTGCTGACACGCCCGGACTTTTACGACGGGGTAAAACCGGTCGCCGCGAATATCGACCAGATAGTCATTGTCTCTTCCGTATTACCAGAACTGTCGCTCAATATTATTGACCGCTATCTGGTTGCCTGTGAAACGCTGGGCGTCGAGCCGCTGATTGTACTTAACAAAATCGATCTGCTGGATGAAGACGGCATGGAGTTTGTTAATGGGCTGCTCGATATCTATCGTAATATTGGCTATCGGGTGTTAATGGTATCCAGCCATCAGGCACACGGATTAGATGAGCTGGAGCAGGCGCTGGTTGGACGGGTGAGCGTATTCGCCGGGCAGTCCGGGGTAGGTAAATCGAGCCTGCTTAACGCACTGCTTGGTCTGGAAGATGACCGGATCCTGACTAACGATGTTTCCGATGTTTCCGGCCTTGGCCAGCACACCACGACCGCCGCACGGCTATACCACTTCCCAAGTGGCGGAAAAGTGATTGATTCACCCGGAGTGCGTGAGTTTGGTCTGTGGCACCTTGAGCCGGAACAAATTACTCAGGGCTTTGTCGAATTTCATGACTATCTGGGCACCTGTAAGTATCGCGACTGTAAACACGGCGACGATCCGGGCTGCGCTATCCGTAACGCGGTGGAAGAAGGCAAGATTGCTGAAACGCGTTTTGAAAACTACCACCGGATACTGGAAAGCATGTCACAGATTAAAACTCGAAAAGGTTTTTCAGAGAGCGATAACTGACATTCCGCATCGGTATCGCTAGAATCGCTCCCCTTTTGCATTGTCCGTCGGATATTCATCTCCGGCGGGCCAGGACTGGCCAAACTGTTAGCCTGGAGGCTACCTTGCTAAACAAATTTAAACTTTCATTGCAATATATCCTGCCTAAACAGCGTCTTACCGAGCTGGCTGGCTGGGGCGCAAGCAAACGCGCCGGTTGGCTGACTAAAGCGGTCATCGATCTGTTTGTGAAATACTACAAAGTGGATATGAAAGAGGCTCAAAATCCGGATACGGCCAGTTACCGGACATTTAATGAGTTCTTCGTACGTCCCCTGCGCGATGACGTTCGCCCGCTGGACAACGATCCTAACGTACTGGCAATGCCAGCCGATGGCGTTATCAGCCAGCTTGGTGCCATTGAAAACGACCAGCTATTGCAGGCCAAAGGGCATACCTACAGCCTCGAAGCGCTGCTGGCCGGCAACTATCAGATGGCCGACCTGTTCCGTAACGGCAGCTTCGCCACCACCTACCTGTCGCCGCGCGATTATCACCGCGTGCATATGCCGTGCAACGGCATCCTGCGCGAAATGATCTACGTACCTGGCGACCTGTTCTCAGTAAACCATTTAACCGCCCAGAACGTACCGAATCTGTTTGCCCGTAACGAGCGCGTTATCTGCCTGTTCGATACCGAGTTTGGCCCAATGGCGCAAATTCTGGTGGGCGCAACTATTGTCGGTAGCATTGAAACCGTTTGGGCTGGCACCATTACTCCGCCTCGCGAAGGCATTATCAAGCGCTGG
This genomic interval from Salmonella enterica subsp. enterica serovar Choleraesuis contains the following:
- the orn gene encoding oligoribonuclease, which encodes MMSGNENNLIWIDLEMTGLDPERDRIIEIATLVTDQNLNILAEGPTIAVHQSDEQLALMDEWNVRTHTGSGLVERVKASAKNDRAAELETLEFLRQWVPEGKSPICGNSIGQDRRFLFKYMPELESYFHYRYLDVSTLKELARRWKPEILDGFKKQGTHQAMDDIRESVAELAYYREHFIQL
- the rsgA gene encoding putative ribosome biogenesis GTPase RsgA, producing MGDQEPGRLSKNKLSKGQQRRVHANHQRRLKKGVDEKVDYDASQFGEPREGVVISRFGMHADVEASDGSVHRCNIRRTIRSLVTGDDVVWRPAKEGGEGISIKGIVEAVHERRTVLTRPDFYDGVKPVAANIDQIVIVSSVLPELSLNIIDRYLVACETLGVEPLIVLNKIDLLDEDGMEFVNGLLDIYRNIGYRVLMVSSHQAHGLDELEQALVGRVSVFAGQSGVGKSSLLNALLGLEDDRILTNDVSDVSGLGQHTTTAARLYHFPSGGKVIDSPGVREFGLWHLEPEQITQGFVEFHDYLGTCKYRDCKHGDDPGCAIRNAVEEGKIAETRFENYHRILESMSQIKTRKGFSESDN
- the psd gene encoding phosphatidylserine decarboxylase proenzyme, translated to MLNKFKLSLQYILPKQRLTELAGWGASKRAGWLTKAVIDLFVKYYKVDMKEAQNPDTASYRTFNEFFVRPLRDDVRPLDNDPNVLAMPADGVISQLGAIENDQLLQAKGHTYSLEALLAGNYQMADLFRNGSFATTYLSPRDYHRVHMPCNGILREMIYVPGDLFSVNHLTAQNVPNLFARNERVICLFDTEFGPMAQILVGATIVGSIETVWAGTITPPREGIIKRWTWPAGNQEGSIALLKGQEMGRFKLGSTVINLFAPGKVTLLPHLQNLSVTRIGEPMGRLTSAGMDAEPQAVAEPQAAPQPVAEEPVIAAEASATVEEPAVAVTEESRSETPVEAPAVAVEETVTPAEETVEAPVTKEQKNSGSASAPASRPQAVEQESETTATVNHKPEP